A segment of the Longimicrobiales bacterium genome:
CAGGCCGGCGAACTGCTGGCGCGTCGGCTGGACGCCGGGGGCGCGACACGGCCGCAGCGTCGTCGGCAGCTCGCGGCCGACGGGTACGCCGAGCGGTGCGAAACGCAAACGGTTGCCGAAATTGCACTGCACGAGGACGCCGACGGTGTAGCCGCCGACGGTCTCGGGCACGACCCGCGACGCGGTGCCCGTGCCGCCCTTGAGGCCGAAGCACATCATGCCGGTCCCGCCGCCGACGTTCCCCTGCGCGATGGGGCCACCGTGGGCGCTGTCGAGCGCGGAGAACACGTGCTCGCGTTGCACATGCATGCCATTGATGTCGCTCAGCGTGCCATCGTAGGTTTCCGCGACGACGGGAAGAGCGAAGAGGAAGTCCGGGCGATGTTCCGCCATCCATTCGATGACCGCGTCGCGCACGACGCCGACGCTGTGCGTGTTCGTGATCGCCATCGGCCCTTCCATCCGGCCGGACTGCTCGATCCACGTGGTGCCCGTCATCTCGCCATTGCCGTTGAGCGAGAACCAGCCGGCGAACACGGTATCGCCGGCAGCACGGCCGCGTGGCAGGATCGCGGTAACGCCCGTGCGGACAGGACCTTCGCCGACGCGCAGTGGACCGGAGCCGGAGATGAGTGTCGTGTATCCCACTTCGACGCCTGCTACATCGGTGATGGCGTTGCTGGCGCCGCGTGGCCACGTGGTGGGGATGCCGAGCTCGACGGCGGTGGGGCGCTGCGCGAGTGAGGGTGCCGTGACACCAAACAGCAGCATGGATGCAATGAGCAGCTTCATTCGACCTCTGGAGTGGTGGATGAGGGGAACAATGCGCATGAGAACACACCGGGTCAACGCCACCGCCCTCGGGGCAATCTCATCCGCGACGGCCGCAGGCAGCGCGCCCCCACGGAGCCCCATATTGCCACGGTGGCTGCGCGCATCCCTCCTAGCTGCCGCCCTCATCTGCATTTGCGCGGCGCACGTAGTAGCGCAGGCCTCCATCCATGAGCCGGCCGCGGCAGCCGAGGCTCTGCGGGTGCCGGCCGGATCCTGGCGCGTGCCGCTCACGCGGCCGACCGTAGGGCTGCTGCCGAACGTCGGCGGTCACGCCATCGCGCACGCCGGAATGCACTCGTTCCCTTTCTACCTCCAGCAGGAGGAGCAGGAGCGGTTCCGTATGCTGTTGCCGCTCATCGGCGCCGCCGCAGGCGCTGGCGTCGGCTACCTGTATGGGAAGCGCGACAGCTCCGCCGACGATTATGTCCCGGCCGGCTTGTTCAGTATTCCCGTCGGTGCCCTGGCGGGCTTCGTGGTGGGCATCGTGGCTGAGGACATCCGGTCGCAGTTGAAGGACGACGCCGACCGGGAGCGCTGAACGTCCCTCTGGCTCAGCGGCGGGTCGTACGGAGATTCAGGTCGTACCAGCTGATCGTGCCCGCGCGGATGATCGCTGACGTTCTTTCCGAGCGCCCGTCCGGCGCGTCGGCGATGACGTTCACCGCCGCGCCGACCGGCACGTTGCACAGGACGTACACACCGGTCTCGCTGGAAAGCGTCGAGCGGGCGACACCTCCCGCGCCAGTGCCGACCGAAACACGGGCGCCGCCGATGGGCCGCCGTGTTTTCCGATCCCGTACGACACCCACGAGCACTCCCGTCCGCTCCGCGTCCAGCACCCCGCCGCAGATCTCCGGCAGCGACGACTGCAGCTGCTCGTTCGCCCTGATCACGTCACTCATCTGGC
Coding sequences within it:
- a CDS encoding P1 family peptidase codes for the protein MKLLIASMLLFGVTAPSLAQRPTAVELGIPTTWPRGASNAITDVAGVEVGYTTLISGSGPLRVGEGPVRTGVTAILPRGRAAGDTVFAGWFSLNGNGEMTGTTWIEQSGRMEGPMAITNTHSVGVVRDAVIEWMAEHRPDFLFALPVVAETYDGTLSDINGMHVQREHVFSALDSAHGGPIAQGNVGGGTGMMCFGLKGGTGTASRVVPETVGGYTVGVLVQCNFGNRLRFAPLGVPVGRELPTTLRPCRAPGVQPTRQQFAGLPECAAADDDARDVQILPEGAGSIIIVIATDAPLLPHQLKRVATRASIAVGRVGGLGETSSGDIFLAFSTANRSALASADNVSSYESISDELLNPIYAAAVEATEEAILNAMLAAETMTGADGFRIHALPSDFLIETLRKYGRM
- a CDS encoding carboxypeptidase-like regulatory domain-containing protein, whose translation is MSSPTRLFLAAALGSLCAAVAGPSPAAAQAVRGELRWEERDVPLPGARLLLLSERGAHVDSTVTDDAGRFHLTAPEAGTYYLYFHSDGWASVTSNPVSLERGRVTTFDFTVRLVAGAAIRQMSDVIRANEQLQSSLPEICGGVLDAERTGVLVGVVRDRKTRRPIGGARVSVGTGAGGVARSTLSSETGVYVLCNVPVGAAVNVIADAPDGRSERTSAIIRAGTISWYDLNLRTTRR